The following proteins come from a genomic window of Candidatus Thiodiazotropha sp. CDECU1:
- the coxB gene encoding cytochrome c oxidase subunit II: MHNNHKTETRDSNTNSRFNLKQANRSPRRNFWLLAALSGATGSAAAEYGVNFPEPAAEVAQQIFDIHMMTMTIATVLLIIVFAFVFYSLYFHRKSRGYPADQEFHNSWFGNWSWVIVPVMVLGVDLTIAGKADAVLKMVWDVPKEENIMDVKVTGHQWWWEFDYLDHNIKVESRYVPEEESGDLYLREVDNRLVLPTGVKIRFLHTSADVLHAFWVPELAVKKDAIPGYVTETWAELNREGVFRGQCAELCGTWHSRMPIVVESVSQEKFAAWVDDQKAVKLAAAAEASADKTWSLDELMAKGKPLYDTKCGACHQATGLGLPPAFPALKGSAIATGAIADHLNIVIKGKEGTAMQPWGSLNDLEIAAIVTYERNAWDNNTGDVVQPADVKQAR; this comes from the coding sequence ATGCATAATAATCACAAGACAGAAACACGAGATTCCAACACCAACTCTCGTTTTAACCTGAAACAGGCCAACCGTTCGCCAAGGCGCAATTTCTGGCTATTGGCAGCTTTGTCCGGAGCCACGGGAAGTGCTGCGGCTGAGTACGGTGTCAACTTCCCCGAACCCGCAGCTGAAGTCGCCCAGCAGATATTCGATATTCATATGATGACCATGACTATCGCCACTGTGCTGCTGATCATCGTCTTCGCCTTTGTCTTCTATTCGCTCTATTTTCATCGTAAGAGCCGTGGTTATCCAGCCGACCAGGAGTTTCACAACTCCTGGTTTGGCAACTGGTCCTGGGTCATCGTGCCGGTGATGGTATTGGGCGTGGACCTGACCATCGCGGGCAAGGCGGATGCGGTGCTGAAAATGGTCTGGGATGTGCCAAAGGAAGAGAACATCATGGATGTGAAGGTAACCGGCCACCAGTGGTGGTGGGAGTTCGATTATCTGGATCACAATATCAAAGTGGAGAGCCGCTATGTACCGGAGGAGGAGTCCGGCGATCTCTATTTACGCGAGGTCGACAACCGCCTGGTGCTGCCCACTGGGGTCAAGATCCGCTTTCTCCACACCTCCGCGGATGTCCTGCATGCATTCTGGGTACCTGAACTGGCAGTGAAAAAGGATGCCATTCCCGGTTATGTCACCGAGACCTGGGCCGAGCTCAACCGTGAAGGTGTATTTCGCGGTCAGTGCGCCGAACTCTGCGGCACCTGGCACTCCCGCATGCCCATCGTGGTGGAATCGGTTTCACAGGAGAAGTTCGCGGCCTGGGTAGACGATCAAAAGGCGGTCAAGCTGGCTGCCGCGGCTGAGGCAAGCGCCGACAAGACCTGGAGCCTGGACGAACTGATGGCTAAGGGTAAGCCCCTCTACGATACCAAGTGCGGGGCCTGCCATCAGGCTACAGGCCTGGGCCTGCCACCCGCCTTCCCCGCCCTCAAGGGCTCCGCCATTGCCACCGGGGCAATTGCCGATCACCTGAATATCGTCATCAAGGGTAAAGAGGGGACCGCCATGCAGCCCTGGGGCTCGCTCAACGATCTGGAGATCGCGGCGATCGTGACCTATGAACGCAATGCCTGGGATAACAACACGGGTGATGTCGTGCAGCCTGCAGACGTCAAACAGGCCAGATAG
- a CDS encoding cytochrome c oxidase assembly protein, translating into MKQQVSDNQRKNRRTTLMLSGLVLAMFGFGFALVPLYNLFCQITGTQSLAQRSAIGQVAATSDRVDQTRWVTVKFDTTVNPNLPWEFVAETTKMRVHPGQIYEVNFLARNRSHSAVTGQAIPSVAPWQATPYFSKLECFCFNKQKLDGSQKTTMPLQFMVSTELPDEINSLTLSYSFMRLKEEQKDKKNDQDSELPPMIAATPDQ; encoded by the coding sequence ATGAAGCAACAGGTATCAGACAATCAGCGCAAGAACCGCCGCACGACCTTGATGTTGTCCGGACTGGTGCTGGCGATGTTTGGCTTTGGCTTTGCCCTGGTACCCTTATACAACCTGTTCTGCCAGATTACGGGGACCCAATCCCTCGCTCAACGCAGCGCCATCGGCCAGGTCGCTGCAACTTCTGACCGGGTAGACCAAACCCGCTGGGTCACGGTGAAGTTCGACACCACGGTAAACCCGAACCTGCCCTGGGAGTTCGTGGCCGAAACCACCAAGATGCGTGTCCATCCGGGGCAGATCTACGAGGTCAATTTCCTCGCGCGAAACCGCAGCCACAGCGCCGTCACCGGGCAGGCCATACCCAGTGTGGCGCCATGGCAGGCAACACCCTATTTCAGCAAACTTGAGTGTTTCTGCTTCAACAAGCAGAAGCTTGACGGCAGCCAGAAGACCACCATGCCGTTGCAGTTCATGGTGTCGACGGAACTGCCTGATGAGATCAACTCATTGACGCTCTCATACAGTTTCATGCGCCTGAAAGAGGAGCAAAAGGACAAAAAGAACGATCAGGATAGTGAACTTCCGCCCATGATTGCGGCAACCCCCGATCAATAG
- a CDS encoding cation-transporting P-type ATPase, whose protein sequence is MQTLFRRVDGDDGGLSKQEATLRLQRFGPNRLAEPQTRHPLVRFLYQFHNVLIYVLIIAGVVTSLLQHWLDASVIFGVVFINALIGHIQEGKAENALKAIRQMLSCRAMVLRDGKQISIDAEQLVVGDVVLLQSGDRVPADLRLIQVKGLLIQESALTGESTAVEKNALPLSPEVMLADRSNMAYSGTLVTHGKGNGVVVSTGADTEIGRIGSLVIEVEQVTTPLLRQVAQFGRWLTVGILVIALFTFFYGVVFRDYSMTEMFLASVSLAVAAIPEGLPAIMTITLAIGVQRMAQRNAIIRKLPAVETLGSVMVICTDKTGTLTRNEMTVRSMATAEQIYQVTGTGYDAHGAIVLDGHEIGSDEQSMLSMMSRVAVLCNDASLELHDGMWRIHGDPMEGALLIAGLKAGLDIDMANKQYPRNDLIPFESEHRFMATLHHSHSGSAFIMLKGAPEQLLKRCSQQKSLAGDCPLDLKRWTECIETMAGQGQRVLAVAVKPVSHDKMELNYEDVEDDMILLGLFGLIDPPRDEAISAVKVCAQAGIRVKMITGDHSITALAIARQLNLVNTDQVLTGQALDAMDDDTLRGCVADIDVYARVTPEHKLRLVTQLQAMRWVVAMTGDGVNDSPALKRADVGTAMGLNGTEAAKEASEMVLADDNFAAIVDAVKEGRTVYDNLVKAILFILPTNGGEALIILSAIVLGFHQLPLTPVQILWVNMITAVTLALALAMEPSEANVMRRSPRNSDAPLLTGRLLWRIAFVSAILTVGTIGLFGWAREQGMSIEQARTAAVNTLVMFEIFYLFNARYMTASVLNLKGLVGNRYVLFAIGLLLLFQMAFTYQPQLQMLFGTQALDISVWLRIVMISASVLFLVEIEKAIIRYLAARRNPAVAEGGE, encoded by the coding sequence ATGCAAACCCTGTTTCGCCGTGTCGACGGTGATGATGGTGGATTGTCGAAGCAAGAAGCGACTCTCCGTTTGCAGAGATTCGGTCCCAATCGTTTGGCGGAGCCCCAGACGCGCCATCCATTGGTGCGATTTCTCTATCAGTTTCACAACGTCCTTATCTATGTCCTGATTATCGCCGGGGTGGTTACCTCACTGCTGCAACACTGGCTGGATGCCAGCGTTATTTTTGGCGTGGTGTTTATTAATGCCCTGATCGGCCATATTCAGGAAGGCAAGGCAGAGAACGCCTTAAAGGCTATCCGGCAGATGCTGTCGTGCCGGGCAATGGTCCTGCGTGATGGGAAACAGATATCCATCGATGCTGAACAGCTGGTTGTGGGGGATGTGGTTCTACTCCAGTCAGGGGACAGAGTGCCGGCGGATCTGCGCCTGATTCAGGTCAAAGGACTACTTATACAGGAGTCTGCATTGACCGGTGAATCGACGGCAGTGGAAAAGAATGCCTTGCCACTCTCTCCTGAAGTAATGTTGGCGGATCGATCGAACATGGCCTATTCCGGAACCCTGGTGACCCACGGCAAGGGAAATGGTGTAGTGGTGTCCACTGGCGCCGATACGGAGATAGGCCGCATCGGTTCTCTGGTCATCGAAGTAGAGCAGGTTACCACACCACTCCTGCGCCAGGTGGCCCAATTCGGGCGTTGGCTGACAGTAGGTATTCTGGTGATCGCACTGTTTACCTTTTTCTATGGTGTGGTATTTCGGGACTACAGTATGACCGAGATGTTTCTCGCCTCTGTCAGTCTCGCGGTTGCGGCAATACCTGAGGGGTTGCCCGCTATCATGACAATTACATTGGCCATCGGTGTGCAACGCATGGCGCAACGAAACGCCATCATCAGAAAGCTACCGGCAGTCGAGACCCTGGGTTCAGTAATGGTGATCTGTACCGACAAGACCGGCACCCTCACCCGCAACGAAATGACGGTGCGAAGCATGGCAACCGCCGAACAGATCTATCAAGTGACTGGAACCGGCTATGATGCCCATGGGGCCATCGTCCTTGATGGGCATGAAATTGGCTCTGACGAGCAGTCCATGCTCAGTATGATGAGCCGCGTGGCTGTTCTCTGCAACGATGCATCCCTTGAGCTGCACGATGGAATGTGGCGAATACACGGCGACCCTATGGAGGGTGCTCTGTTGATCGCCGGTTTAAAGGCCGGGTTGGATATCGACATGGCCAATAAACAATACCCGCGCAACGATCTCATACCATTTGAATCGGAACACCGCTTCATGGCGACGCTTCACCATAGTCATTCCGGGAGCGCTTTTATAATGCTCAAAGGTGCACCGGAGCAATTGTTGAAACGCTGCAGCCAGCAAAAATCTTTGGCTGGAGATTGCCCCCTGGATCTGAAGCGTTGGACAGAATGTATTGAAACCATGGCGGGACAGGGTCAGCGGGTGCTGGCGGTAGCGGTGAAACCGGTTTCCCATGACAAGATGGAACTGAACTATGAGGATGTTGAAGATGACATGATTCTATTGGGTTTGTTCGGTTTGATCGATCCACCCAGGGATGAGGCTATCAGTGCGGTAAAGGTCTGTGCCCAGGCCGGTATCAGGGTAAAGATGATTACCGGAGATCATAGCATCACCGCCCTGGCTATCGCCCGTCAACTGAATCTGGTGAATACCGATCAGGTGTTGACCGGCCAGGCATTGGACGCAATGGATGATGACACCTTACGTGGTTGCGTTGCCGATATCGATGTCTACGCCCGGGTCACTCCGGAGCATAAGTTGCGTCTTGTCACCCAGTTGCAGGCAATGCGATGGGTTGTGGCCATGACCGGTGATGGTGTGAACGACTCGCCGGCATTGAAACGGGCGGATGTGGGTACCGCGATGGGATTGAACGGTACAGAGGCGGCAAAGGAGGCCTCTGAAATGGTGCTCGCGGATGACAATTTCGCTGCCATTGTGGATGCCGTCAAAGAGGGACGCACCGTCTACGATAACCTGGTAAAAGCGATCCTCTTCATCTTGCCGACCAACGGTGGCGAGGCATTGATCATCCTGTCTGCAATCGTGCTGGGATTTCATCAACTGCCCCTGACACCGGTACAGATCCTATGGGTGAATATGATTACGGCGGTGACCCTGGCCCTGGCATTGGCAATGGAGCCTTCGGAAGCGAATGTTATGCGTCGTTCACCACGGAATTCCGACGCACCCCTGCTTACGGGTCGTCTGTTGTGGCGTATTGCCTTTGTCTCAGCGATCTTGACGGTGGGTACCATTGGTCTTTTTGGCTGGGCGCGAGAGCAGGGTATGAGTATCGAGCAGGCAAGAACTGCTGCGGTGAATACCCTTGTCATGTTCGAGATATTCTATCTCTTCAACGCCCGATATATGACCGCATCGGTACTTAATCTGAAGGGCTTGGTGGGAAACCGCTACGTACTTTTTGCCATTGGGTTGCTGTTGCTTTTCCAGATGGCCTTCACTTATCAACCCCAGCTGCAGATGTTGTTCGGGACCCAGGCGCTCGATATATCAGTCTGGCTCCGAATCGTCATGATCTCTGCTTCTGTGCTGTTTCTGGTGGAGATCGAGAAAGCGATTATTCGCTATCTGGCTGCTAGGAGAAATCCCGCGGTGGCGGAAGGAGGGGAGTGA
- a CDS encoding DUF1287 domain-containing protein, translating into MLKTLLTLHLLLLSALCLAGQFEERLVAASLDRTQHSVRYDGSYIPIAYPGGDVPNNIGVCTDVLIRSYRALGIDLQRLVHEDMVSHFDLYPSRRIWGLTKPDRNIDHRRVPNLQRFFTRHGTSLAVTRHASDYKPGDIVTWMLPGNLPHIGIVTDKFNQPTGSPLIVHNIGKGPRLEDILFRYPITGHYRYSSK; encoded by the coding sequence ATGCTGAAAACACTACTAACCCTCCATTTACTGCTGCTATCTGCCCTCTGCCTGGCAGGACAGTTCGAGGAAAGGCTTGTTGCCGCGTCATTGGATCGCACCCAACATTCGGTTCGATATGACGGATCCTACATACCAATCGCCTACCCTGGCGGTGATGTACCGAACAATATTGGCGTCTGTACTGATGTTTTAATCCGCTCTTATCGTGCACTTGGCATTGATCTTCAACGTCTGGTGCATGAGGATATGGTCTCCCATTTTGACCTCTACCCATCGCGGCGTATATGGGGCCTGACAAAACCCGACAGAAATATCGATCACCGACGGGTACCGAATCTGCAGCGTTTTTTCACCCGACACGGAACGAGCCTGGCTGTTACCCGCCATGCCAGTGATTACAAACCTGGCGATATCGTGACTTGGATGTTGCCCGGAAACCTGCCACATATTGGTATCGTTACCGATAAATTCAATCAACCTACAGGGTCCCCTCTAATCGTCCACAACATCGGTAAAGGTCCCAGGTTGGAGGATATTCTCTTTCGCTACCCGATTACCGGGCATTACCGATATTCGTCAAAATAA
- the ctaD gene encoding cytochrome c oxidase subunit I: MSTTTLTHDEAHHHEAPKGWRRWLFSTNHKDIGTLYLLFALAMLFLGGASAMLIRMELFQPGIQFLDPDLYNNLVTNHALIMIFGGVMPAAAGLANWMIPMMIGAPDMALPRMNNLSFWVLPAAATMLILSFVVPFFPGGGTQINTGWTLYPPLSVQVGMSMDFLIFAIHLLGISSVLASINIIVTLLNMRAPGMTMFKMPMFCWTWLVTAFLLILVVPVLAGGVTMLLFDRHFGTSFFDAAGGGDPVLFQHLFWFFGHPEVYILLLPSIGVLAHVIPTFARKPLFGYKSMVGAMLAVATIGMVVWAHHQYTIGMSLGAVTYFMIGTILISIPVGLMVFNFIATMWRGAMTFETPMLFAVGIVLMFTFGGLSGVMLAVVPADMQYHDSMFVVAHFHYVLMPGAVFGLFAGVFYWLPKWTGHMYDEKLGKLFFWTNVIGFNITFFPQHFLGLAGMPRRIVDYNMMFTEFNVVSSIGAIVFGLSHLLLLYIVIKTIRGGKKAESRAWEGAKGLEWELDSPPAFHTWTVAPQIK; encoded by the coding sequence ATGAGTACAACCACTCTGACCCATGATGAGGCACATCATCACGAGGCACCGAAGGGCTGGCGCCGTTGGCTGTTCAGCACCAACCACAAGGACATCGGCACCCTCTACCTGCTGTTTGCATTGGCCATGCTGTTCCTGGGCGGCGCCAGTGCCATGTTGATCCGTATGGAGCTGTTCCAACCGGGCATCCAGTTTCTCGATCCCGATTTGTATAACAACCTGGTCACCAACCATGCCTTGATCATGATTTTCGGCGGGGTGATGCCGGCGGCCGCGGGTTTGGCCAACTGGATGATCCCGATGATGATCGGCGCACCGGACATGGCCCTGCCACGTATGAATAACCTCAGCTTCTGGGTGTTGCCGGCGGCCGCGACCATGCTGATCCTCTCCTTCGTGGTGCCCTTCTTCCCCGGCGGCGGCACCCAGATCAATACCGGCTGGACCCTCTATCCCCCGCTGTCGGTACAGGTCGGCATGTCCATGGACTTCCTGATCTTCGCCATCCACCTGCTGGGTATCTCCTCGGTGCTGGCCTCGATCAACATCATCGTCACCCTGCTGAATATGCGTGCGCCGGGCATGACCATGTTTAAGATGCCGATGTTCTGCTGGACCTGGCTGGTCACTGCCTTCCTGCTGATCCTGGTGGTGCCGGTACTCGCAGGCGGTGTCACCATGCTGCTGTTCGACCGTCATTTCGGCACCAGTTTCTTCGATGCAGCCGGCGGTGGTGATCCAGTCCTGTTTCAACACCTGTTCTGGTTCTTCGGTCATCCCGAGGTCTACATCCTGCTGTTGCCCTCCATCGGGGTACTTGCCCATGTAATTCCGACTTTTGCGCGTAAGCCGCTGTTCGGATACAAATCGATGGTCGGCGCCATGCTGGCCGTGGCCACCATCGGCATGGTGGTGTGGGCGCACCATCAATACACCATCGGTATGTCCCTGGGAGCGGTCACCTACTTTATGATCGGCACCATTCTGATCTCCATACCGGTGGGCCTGATGGTATTCAACTTCATCGCTACCATGTGGCGGGGCGCCATGACCTTTGAGACCCCGATGCTGTTCGCGGTAGGTATCGTCCTGATGTTCACCTTCGGGGGTTTGAGCGGCGTCATGTTGGCGGTGGTACCCGCTGACATGCAGTATCACGACAGTATGTTCGTGGTTGCCCACTTCCACTATGTGCTGATGCCGGGTGCGGTATTCGGCCTGTTTGCCGGGGTCTTCTACTGGCTGCCGAAATGGACCGGACATATGTATGACGAGAAGCTGGGGAAACTCTTTTTCTGGACCAATGTCATCGGCTTCAACATCACATTCTTCCCGCAGCACTTTCTCGGCTTGGCGGGAATGCCGCGACGCATCGTCGACTACAACATGATGTTCACTGAGTTCAACGTAGTGTCGAGTATCGGAGCGATAGTCTTTGGCCTCAGCCATCTGCTGCTGCTGTATATCGTCATCAAGACCATCCGTGGTGGCAAGAAGGCTGAAAGCAGGGCCTGGGAAGGCGCCAAAGGCCTGGAATGGGAGTTGGACTCTCCACCGGCCTTCCACACCTGGACTGTCGCCCCCCAGATCAAGTAG
- a CDS encoding twin transmembrane helix small protein, translated as MDIIYKLPVLLVLGFILFSLFQGMYYMAKDDGKNDSTRVVRALTLRVVLSLLLFILLMAGYFFGLLQPHSLLPQ; from the coding sequence ATGGATATCATATACAAACTACCTGTGTTGCTGGTCCTGGGATTCATCCTCTTCAGCCTGTTTCAGGGGATGTACTATATGGCCAAGGACGATGGCAAGAACGACAGTACCCGCGTGGTGCGCGCCTTGACCCTAAGGGTAGTACTATCGCTGTTGCTGTTCATTCTACTCATGGCAGGATATTTCTTCGGTCTGCTTCAGCCTCATAGTCTGCTGCCTCAATAG
- a CDS encoding DUF2244 domain-containing protein, translated as MVFRAPRTSNDDEAVLVVQPNRNLTWSQSKWLFLFFAACIGLVSLYFLSLGAWLVLPFTGLEIIIVGIAIYCQSCCAHTQEIIHIDATHVRVSDNRRPKAERCFHKAWLKIIQNHDPKGWYPSRLMIGSHGEFIEIGKNLLEEEREMLANNLRNAIEGF; from the coding sequence ATGGTCTTTAGGGCGCCCCGAACTAGTAACGATGATGAAGCTGTACTCGTCGTCCAACCCAATAGAAACCTGACCTGGAGTCAGTCCAAGTGGCTGTTCCTGTTTTTTGCTGCCTGTATCGGTCTGGTCAGTCTCTATTTTCTCTCCCTCGGCGCCTGGCTGGTCCTACCCTTCACCGGACTGGAGATCATCATCGTCGGCATCGCCATCTATTGTCAGAGCTGTTGTGCCCATACCCAGGAGATCATCCATATCGATGCGACCCATGTGAGGGTTAGTGACAATCGCCGTCCTAAAGCGGAGAGATGTTTTCACAAGGCCTGGCTGAAAATCATTCAAAACCATGATCCCAAAGGCTGGTATCCAAGCCGTCTGATGATCGGGTCCCATGGCGAATTCATAGAAATAGGCAAAAATCTTTTGGAAGAGGAGCGAGAGATGCTCGCCAACAATCTTAGAAACGCAATCGAGGGCTTCTGA
- a CDS encoding cytochrome c oxidase subunit 3: MSVKEHSGDYFIPDPSPWPIIGMASLLTTLFGAALAMNGVSIGGYIVFAGLLLFFFLLFGWFRDVIGENLNDCYNKQVDTSFRMGMFWFIASEVFFFLTFFGSLYYIRNIALPWLGGEGYLGMSNEILYSGFEAAWPSHGPGELGGAFQPMGAWGIPAMNTLILLTSGVTITWAHWGLKLDNQKQLVWGLIATIALGLLFVALQAYEYIHAYSELNLTLETGAYGSTFYMLTGFHGFHVTMGAVMLMAILGRSMKSHFSAHNHFAFEAVAWYWHFVDVVWLGLFIFVYWL; encoded by the coding sequence ATGTCGGTAAAGGAACACAGCGGGGATTATTTCATACCCGATCCCAGTCCCTGGCCCATCATTGGCATGGCATCCCTGCTGACTACCCTGTTCGGCGCAGCACTGGCCATGAACGGGGTCTCCATCGGCGGCTACATAGTCTTCGCCGGCCTGCTGCTCTTCTTCTTTCTGCTGTTTGGCTGGTTTCGGGATGTCATCGGAGAGAACCTGAACGACTGTTATAACAAACAGGTCGATACCTCATTCCGCATGGGGATGTTCTGGTTCATTGCCTCGGAGGTGTTTTTCTTTCTCACCTTTTTCGGCTCGCTCTACTATATCCGCAACATTGCCCTGCCATGGCTCGGTGGAGAGGGTTACCTGGGCATGTCGAATGAGATCCTCTACAGCGGATTCGAGGCAGCATGGCCATCCCACGGCCCCGGTGAGCTGGGGGGTGCCTTCCAACCGATGGGCGCGTGGGGCATTCCCGCCATGAATACCCTGATCCTGCTCACCAGTGGCGTCACCATCACCTGGGCCCATTGGGGATTAAAACTCGATAATCAGAAACAACTGGTTTGGGGTCTGATTGCAACCATTGCCCTGGGTCTGCTGTTCGTCGCACTCCAGGCCTATGAATATATCCACGCCTACTCCGAGCTGAATCTCACCCTGGAAACGGGCGCCTATGGCTCCACCTTTTACATGCTGACGGGATTTCACGGCTTTCATGTCACCATGGGTGCGGTGATGTTGATGGCCATACTCGGCCGCAGCATGAAGAGCCACTTCAGCGCCCATAACCATTTCGCCTTTGAGGCGGTGGCCTGGTACTGGCATTTTGTTGATGTGGTCTGGCTGGGTCTCTTTATATTCGTCTACTGGCTCTAA
- a CDS encoding SLC13 family permease: MLENGATNPHTLSVLTLTVVALILFSREKIPLETSSLFVLTLLAVGFELFPYQGVSGEVVGAIDFFRGFGHEALVAVCALMVAGHGLVRSGALEPVGRTLARLWSASPSLSFLATLLIAGILSAFINNTPIVILLLPILVSVSLQTKSNASSLLMPMGFATLIGGMSTTIGTSTNLLVIGVAADLGLRKMEMFDFIVPALIANALGLIYLWLIAPRILPRREQVLADSSPRIFTAQLVIKEESLAVGMTLSEAIALTHDAMHVDRIRRSETTYIMPLPDAVIHSGDRLLVHDTPAHLKEFEQQLGATLYSAGDEVDEDHPLQAHDQQLAEAIIFRGSPLQNRTLNEIRFADSYQLVVLAIHRANERIKTMPQGLGNLNLRIGDVLLVQGKRSQINELKQQSIVMVLDSTTDLPHTRKAPYSLMIMLGIILFAAFNILPISVSAVGGVLLMLFCGCLSWRDVSRALNAQVILIIVASLALGNALLMTGGSDFLAQLFLDITYGASSTVVLSALILVMAVLTNVVSNNAAAVIGTPIAISIAQSLQLPAEPFVLAVLFGANMSYATPMAYQTNLLVMSAGNYKFSDFVRVGLPLIFIMWLAYSWLLPTLYHI; this comes from the coding sequence ATGTTAGAGAATGGAGCGACAAATCCGCACACCCTTTCGGTCTTAACGCTCACAGTTGTTGCATTAATACTTTTTAGTCGTGAGAAGATTCCGTTAGAGACTTCTTCACTATTTGTACTGACACTGCTTGCAGTAGGATTCGAGCTGTTTCCCTATCAGGGGGTATCTGGTGAAGTGGTTGGTGCAATCGATTTTTTTCGGGGCTTTGGACACGAGGCCTTGGTCGCCGTCTGTGCATTAATGGTGGCCGGGCATGGCCTGGTGCGTTCCGGGGCGCTGGAACCGGTGGGAAGAACGCTGGCGAGATTGTGGAGTGCCAGTCCCAGTCTCTCGTTTTTGGCAACCCTGCTGATTGCAGGAATTCTCAGCGCATTTATCAATAATACCCCGATTGTCATACTATTGCTGCCGATTCTGGTCAGTGTTTCATTGCAAACGAAGTCCAATGCATCCTCTCTACTCATGCCGATGGGCTTCGCAACCCTGATCGGTGGTATGAGTACTACGATTGGGACCTCGACCAACCTGTTGGTGATAGGTGTCGCGGCTGACCTTGGATTGCGTAAGATGGAGATGTTTGATTTCATCGTGCCCGCACTGATTGCCAATGCCTTGGGACTGATCTATCTGTGGCTGATCGCGCCACGAATCCTGCCCAGACGTGAGCAGGTTCTGGCGGATAGTTCTCCGCGGATATTTACCGCCCAGCTGGTCATCAAGGAGGAGAGTTTGGCGGTGGGAATGACATTGTCTGAAGCGATAGCACTCACCCACGATGCCATGCATGTCGACAGGATTCGACGCAGTGAGACCACCTATATAATGCCCCTGCCGGATGCGGTGATCCATTCTGGTGACAGACTCCTGGTCCACGATACCCCTGCACATCTGAAAGAGTTCGAACAGCAGCTTGGCGCAACCCTATATTCCGCAGGTGACGAGGTCGACGAGGACCATCCGTTACAGGCCCATGATCAACAACTCGCAGAGGCGATCATATTCAGGGGATCACCGTTGCAGAATAGGACCCTGAATGAGATCAGGTTTGCCGATAGCTATCAACTGGTGGTGTTGGCGATTCACCGAGCCAATGAGCGGATCAAGACGATGCCGCAAGGTCTGGGTAATCTCAATCTCAGGATCGGTGACGTCTTGTTGGTACAGGGCAAGCGCAGCCAGATCAATGAGCTGAAACAGCAGTCTATCGTGATGGTGCTCGATTCTACCACCGATCTGCCCCATACCAGGAAGGCGCCTTACTCTCTGATGATCATGCTGGGGATCATTCTCTTCGCCGCATTCAACATTCTGCCCATCTCCGTGAGTGCGGTTGGAGGGGTTTTGTTGATGCTGTTTTGTGGATGTCTCTCATGGCGAGATGTCAGTCGTGCCCTGAATGCCCAGGTCATTCTGATCATCGTCGCCAGTCTGGCATTGGGAAATGCCTTGCTGATGACCGGGGGTAGTGATTTTCTGGCACAGCTGTTTCTCGATATCACCTACGGTGCTTCGTCAACTGTGGTGCTCAGTGCTTTGATTTTGGTGATGGCAGTGTTGACGAATGTGGTATCCAATAATGCTGCCGCCGTTATCGGCACCCCTATCGCCATCAGTATTGCACAATCGCTTCAACTGCCAGCGGAGCCTTTCGTACTTGCAGTACTGTTTGGTGCCAATATGAGCTATGCAACACCAATGGCCTATCAGACCAACTTGTTGGTCATGAGTGCGGGTAACTATAAATTTTCCGACTTCGTGCGCGTGGGGTTGCCGCTGATTTTTATCATGTGGCTGGCCTACAGTTGGTTACTGCCGACCCTGTACCATATTTGA